One segment of Polaribacter huanghezhanensis DNA contains the following:
- the pnuC gene encoding nicotinamide riboside transporter PnuC: protein MSEIFDFFLEPYQTATFLNIFLEIVAASFGIISVFYAKKENILVFPTGIISTGIYVYLLSQWNLYGDLIINIYYTIMSLYGWYLWNKITDDKNHHIPISRTNNKDKLKAFGIFVFTAAFVLFIYGKYDVIDTQLGILESIKHVFLHLNSLENFRSVTPYIDTFTTASAFVAMWLMANKKIENWTFWIVTNIVSVPLYFVKGYGFTGIQYTIFLILAFQGYNAWKISLDNNQQTS, encoded by the coding sequence ATGTCAGAAATTTTTGACTTTTTTTTAGAGCCTTATCAAACAGCAACTTTTCTAAATATATTTCTAGAAATTGTAGCAGCTTCATTTGGAATCATTAGTGTTTTTTACGCAAAAAAAGAAAATATTTTGGTGTTTCCAACTGGAATTATCAGCACTGGAATTTATGTGTACTTATTATCTCAATGGAATTTGTATGGTGATTTAATCATCAATATTTATTACACTATTATGAGTTTGTATGGTTGGTATCTGTGGAACAAAATAACAGATGATAAAAATCATCATATTCCTATTTCGAGAACTAATAACAAAGATAAATTGAAAGCCTTCGGTATTTTTGTTTTTACAGCAGCTTTTGTATTGTTTATTTATGGAAAATATGATGTTATTGATACTCAGCTAGGCATTCTTGAAAGCATAAAACATGTGTTTTTACATTTAAATTCTTTAGAGAATTTTAGAAGTGTAACTCCTTATATAGATACTTTTACAACCGCTTCTGCTTTTGTTGCCATGTGGTTAATGGCAAATAAAAAAATAGAAAATTGGACTTTTTGGATCGTAACTAATATTGTTTCTGTTCCTTTGTATTTTGTAAAAGGATATGGTTTTACAGGAATACAATACACTATTTTTTTAATTTTAGCATTTCAAGGGTATAACGCATGGAAGATAAGCTTAGACAACAACCAGCAAACATCATAA
- a CDS encoding 4'-phosphopantetheinyl transferase family protein, which produces MPLYKTIIVNNATKVLIWKIEESFKELSFGIHLTDKNQERLDSMKSELHQRGFLSIRHLLKEVGLVDADLIYDEFGKPHLKNGKFISITHSFTFTGIIVSDIPVGIDIEMQRDKILKIAHKFTPFQEYKTIANADALISKLTIVWGAKESLYKIYGKKKLRFLEHIYIEDFKFEDETTSGTIDYNDETNTYQVYFLEFEGFTCVYAF; this is translated from the coding sequence ATGCCTCTTTACAAAACGATAATTGTTAATAATGCTACTAAAGTATTGATTTGGAAGATCGAAGAATCTTTTAAAGAATTATCCTTTGGCATTCATTTAACAGACAAAAACCAAGAACGTTTAGATTCTATGAAATCTGAATTGCATCAAAGAGGGTTTTTAAGCATTCGGCATTTACTCAAAGAAGTTGGTTTGGTCGATGCAGATTTAATCTATGATGAATTTGGAAAACCGCATTTAAAAAACGGAAAATTCATTTCAATAACTCATTCGTTTACTTTTACTGGAATTATTGTTTCTGATATTCCTGTCGGAATCGACATTGAAATGCAGCGTGATAAAATTTTAAAAATCGCACATAAATTCACACCTTTTCAAGAATACAAAACTATTGCAAATGCAGATGCATTAATTAGTAAATTAACCATTGTTTGGGGCGCAAAGGAAAGTTTGTATAAAATTTACGGAAAGAAAAAACTCCGTTTTCTTGAACATATTTATATTGAAGATTTTAAGTTTGAAGATGAAACTACAAGTGGAACAATTGATTATAATGATGAAACAAATACCTATCAGGTTTACTTTTTAGAGTTTGAAGGTTTTACCTGTGTGTATGCTTTTTAA
- the ahcY gene encoding adenosylhomocysteinase: MSTKTAYIPNKVKDISLAAWGRKEMDLAEAEMPGLMSLREEYKNSQPLKGARIAGCLHMTIQTAVLIETLQALGAEVTWSSCNIFSTQDQAAAAIAAAGTAVYAWKDMTEEEFDWCIEQTLFFGEDKKPLNLILDDGGDLTNMVLDRYPELAAGINGLSEETTTGVHRLYDRVKAGTLPMPAINVNDSVTKSKFDNKYGCKESAVDAIRRATDIMLAGKRVTVCGYGDVGKGTAASFKGAGSIVTVTEIDPICALQAAMDGFEVKKLETVVANSDIIITTTGNKDIIQGRHFEAMKDKVIVCNIGHFDNEIDMAWLNGNHGKTKDTIKPQVDKYNINGKDIIILAEGRLVNLGCATGHPSFVMSNSFTNQTLAQIELWTNRDAYENEVYMLPKHLDEKVAKLHLAKIGVELTELRSDQASYIGVTVDGPYKSEHYRY; the protein is encoded by the coding sequence ATGAGTACAAAAACAGCTTACATACCAAACAAAGTTAAGGATATTTCTTTAGCCGCTTGGGGAAGAAAAGAAATGGACTTGGCAGAGGCAGAAATGCCAGGATTAATGTCGTTAAGAGAAGAGTATAAAAACTCTCAACCTTTAAAAGGAGCAAGAATTGCAGGATGTTTACACATGACAATTCAGACTGCTGTTTTAATTGAAACTTTACAAGCTTTAGGAGCAGAAGTAACGTGGAGTTCTTGTAATATTTTTTCTACACAAGATCAGGCTGCTGCTGCAATTGCTGCTGCAGGAACTGCTGTGTACGCATGGAAAGATATGACAGAAGAAGAATTTGACTGGTGTATAGAGCAAACGTTATTCTTTGGAGAAGATAAAAAACCATTAAACTTAATTTTAGATGATGGTGGAGATTTAACAAACATGGTGTTGGATCGTTACCCAGAATTAGCTGCAGGAATCAATGGTTTATCAGAAGAAACTACAACAGGAGTTCACCGTTTATACGATAGAGTAAAAGCAGGAACGTTACCAATGCCAGCAATTAATGTAAACGATTCTGTTACCAAATCTAAGTTTGATAACAAATACGGATGTAAAGAATCTGCAGTGGATGCAATCAGAAGAGCAACCGATATTATGTTGGCAGGAAAACGTGTAACTGTTTGTGGTTATGGTGATGTTGGAAAAGGAACGGCTGCATCTTTTAAAGGAGCAGGTTCTATTGTAACGGTTACAGAAATTGATCCTATTTGTGCTTTACAAGCTGCAATGGACGGATTTGAAGTAAAGAAATTAGAAACTGTTGTTGCAAATTCTGATATCATTATTACAACTACAGGAAACAAAGATATTATTCAAGGGCGTCATTTTGAAGCAATGAAAGACAAAGTTATTGTTTGTAACATTGGACATTTCGATAACGAAATTGACATGGCTTGGTTAAATGGAAATCACGGAAAAACAAAAGACACCATCAAACCACAAGTTGATAAATACAATATCAACGGAAAAGATATTATCATTTTAGCAGAAGGACGTTTGGTAAATTTAGGTTGTGCAACTGGACATCCAAGTTTTGTAATGTCTAATTCATTTACAAACCAAACGTTGGCTCAAATTGAATTGTGGACAAACAGAGATGCTTACGAAAACGAAGTGTATATGTTACCAAAACATTTAGATGAAAAAGTAGCAAAATTACACTTGGCAAAAATCGGAGTTGAGTTAACAGAATTACGTTCTGATCAAGCTTCTTATATTGGTGTAACTGTTGATGGTCCTTACAAATCAGAACATTATAGATACTAA
- a CDS encoding outer membrane beta-barrel protein: MIKSLTTKLVVFALLLVSTSTIAQSISGKIVDEEKNPLEFASVAVLNAADSTLVSYASTDIKGNFKVVQISNGKRIFQINLLGYQVYQKKIDFAGKSLDFGTITLKELDNTLDEVVISAVIPITIKKDTMAFNAKAFKVRVDDTVEDLLKKLPGVEVDADGKVKAQGEDVSKVYVDGKEFFSGDPSVALKNLSADAIKKIELIDEKSDKARVTGVDDSSRSKVINLTLKDDRKVNAFGKFQGGYGSDDRYLTSLNYNRFSPKMQVSIIARANNVNSSGSDISEIMSFGGGNGGFRISRGGGGGSSSGFITTGIAGFNLGYELKKKQNLNADYFYNYVNSESGNVFSKRTEFVGTDKLYSESKSNSTSETKSNKANFSYIDRSSELKTVTLRGRLNSSNTAGNSLSTFDAFEANDPNSKKLENKGISNSDNKSSSANLDLKYIKRFNKISKRNIEFEFGFSSDKSDNVSANKNTKDYTDPSKTDEVSLSTQKSNNTGRDIDFGVQYTEPLNDKHFIELGAGLKVKNKDEYTDQSQTLNGSNNAGSTFTADLFEEKKATYGNVDYKYNNEKTSVTIGTEFEEQTQNFGLTNVSNFDKRYSSVNPSFRFRYRPKQGSWVFFRYRKSLDLPSLSKVSPVINNFNPLYIRKGNQNLTPETSHSLFGMYGNYNFATGFSFFAHLSYNSTSDAIVNKEDTDIATRVKTSSYVNLGNRDNFSGDISFGNRLKKLGVRYNLGLNYSTSNYQSVINNINNKTNSKNTSVRISLENNKKDFLDMSVGANISKNNTTFSGTTSNREYVQQSYYVKSDWNITKSFNFNTQFKYDIYTDSNFGTDQSVPIWNASVSYNFLKSKAMNIKLTALDLLNKNVGFSRSSSDNYFEETTKDVLGTYYMVSLTYTLGTQQKNTRGRGGRRMRH, from the coding sequence ATGATTAAATCACTTACAACAAAACTAGTAGTATTCGCTTTATTATTAGTTTCAACAAGTACTATTGCACAAAGTATTTCTGGGAAAATAGTAGATGAAGAAAAAAATCCTTTAGAGTTTGCTTCTGTAGCAGTGCTTAATGCTGCCGATTCAACTTTAGTTAGTTATGCAAGCACAGACATTAAAGGGAATTTTAAAGTAGTTCAGATTTCTAACGGAAAAAGAATTTTTCAAATTAATTTATTAGGATATCAAGTATATCAGAAGAAAATTGATTTTGCTGGTAAATCTTTAGATTTTGGAACCATCACGTTAAAGGAATTAGACAATACGTTAGATGAAGTAGTTATTTCAGCAGTAATTCCAATTACCATTAAAAAAGATACAATGGCATTTAATGCAAAAGCATTTAAAGTTAGAGTAGATGATACTGTAGAAGATTTATTAAAGAAATTACCTGGTGTAGAAGTTGATGCAGACGGAAAAGTAAAAGCACAGGGAGAAGATGTTTCTAAAGTGTATGTTGATGGAAAGGAGTTTTTTAGCGGAGATCCTTCTGTTGCATTAAAAAACTTATCTGCAGATGCAATTAAGAAAATTGAGTTAATTGATGAAAAGAGTGATAAAGCTAGAGTTACTGGAGTCGATGATTCTAGCCGTTCTAAAGTAATTAATTTAACCTTAAAAGATGATAGAAAAGTAAATGCTTTTGGTAAATTTCAAGGGGGTTATGGTTCAGACGATCGGTATTTAACAAGTTTAAATTATAACCGTTTTTCTCCAAAAATGCAAGTTTCAATTATCGCTAGAGCAAACAATGTAAACAGTTCAGGTTCAGATATTTCTGAAATTATGTCTTTTGGTGGAGGTAACGGAGGTTTTAGAATTAGTAGAGGCGGTGGCGGAGGAAGTTCTTCGGGATTTATTACTACCGGAATTGCTGGCTTTAATTTAGGGTATGAGCTAAAAAAGAAACAAAACTTAAATGCAGATTATTTTTATAATTATGTAAACTCAGAATCTGGAAATGTGTTTTCTAAAAGAACAGAATTTGTTGGAACAGATAAATTGTATTCTGAAAGTAAATCTAATAGTACTAGTGAAACAAAATCAAACAAAGCAAATTTTAGTTATATAGATAGATCTAGTGAATTAAAAACGGTTACGCTTAGAGGAAGATTAAATTCTAGTAATACAGCAGGAAACAGTTTAAGTACTTTTGATGCTTTTGAAGCAAATGACCCAAATTCTAAGAAACTAGAAAATAAAGGAATTTCGAATAGTGATAACAAAAGTAGTAGTGCAAACCTTGACCTTAAATATATTAAACGGTTTAACAAAATAAGCAAACGAAATATAGAATTTGAATTCGGTTTTTCTTCTGATAAAAGCGATAATGTGAGTGCAAATAAAAACACAAAGGATTATACAGATCCTTCAAAAACAGATGAAGTTTCTTTAAGTACTCAAAAAAGCAATAACACTGGAAGAGATATTGACTTTGGAGTACAATATACAGAGCCGTTAAACGATAAGCATTTTATTGAACTTGGTGCTGGATTAAAGGTTAAAAATAAAGATGAATACACCGATCAATCTCAGACGTTAAATGGTTCTAATAATGCTGGTTCTACATTTACTGCAGATTTATTTGAAGAAAAAAAAGCTACCTATGGTAATGTAGATTATAAATATAACAACGAAAAAACATCGGTAACAATTGGAACAGAATTTGAAGAACAAACACAAAATTTTGGATTGACAAATGTTTCTAATTTTGATAAAAGATACTCAAGTGTAAACCCATCATTTAGATTTAGATACCGTCCTAAACAAGGAAGTTGGGTGTTTTTTAGATATAGAAAATCATTAGACTTACCTAGTTTAAGTAAAGTTTCTCCAGTAATCAATAACTTTAATCCTTTGTATATTAGAAAAGGAAATCAAAACCTAACTCCAGAAACAAGTCATTCTCTATTTGGTATGTATGGCAATTACAACTTTGCAACCGGATTTAGTTTCTTTGCACATTTAAGTTATAATAGTACAAGTGATGCAATTGTAAATAAAGAAGATACAGATATTGCAACTCGAGTTAAAACAAGTAGTTATGTAAACCTAGGAAATCGAGATAATTTTAGCGGAGATATTAGTTTTGGAAATCGTTTAAAGAAATTAGGAGTCCGTTATAATTTAGGATTAAATTATTCAACAAGTAATTATCAATCTGTAATTAATAATATTAACAATAAAACCAATTCTAAAAATACTTCGGTAAGAATTTCATTAGAAAATAATAAGAAAGACTTTTTAGATATGTCTGTTGGAGCAAACATCAGCAAAAACAATACAACGTTTTCTGGTACAACTTCTAATAGAGAATATGTACAACAATCGTATTATGTAAAATCTGATTGGAACATCACAAAATCATTCAATTTTAACACACAATTTAAATACGATATTTATACAGATAGTAATTTTGGAACTGATCAATCTGTGCCAATTTGGAACGCTTCAGTTTCGTACAATTTCTTAAAATCTAAAGCGATGAATATAAAGTTAACTGCCTTAGATTTATTAAACAAAAACGTTGGATTCTCTAGAAGTAGTTCTGATAACTATTTTGAAGAAACAACTAAAGATGTGTTAGGAACTTATTATATGGTTAGTTTAACGTATACACTCGGAACTCAACAAAAAAACACTAGAGGAAGAGGCGGAAGAAGAATGAGACATTAA
- a CDS encoding DUF1569 domain-containing protein — MKAVNTKILENRLALLESYIPSFEDTNTKVSKVPVAWHLDHSLKVINTVIINMQKSDPALYENNFKFLGKVFLKLGFFPRGKARAPKYVKPPEVILKSAISTQLAEAKQHIKAIQDLDENAYFKHPLFGNTNKFRVARFLDTHTNHHLKIVKSMLK; from the coding sequence ATGAAAGCAGTAAACACTAAAATCTTAGAAAACAGATTAGCACTTTTAGAAAGTTATATTCCAAGTTTTGAAGACACAAATACGAAAGTTTCAAAAGTACCTGTTGCGTGGCATTTAGACCATAGTTTAAAAGTGATAAATACGGTCATCATAAACATGCAAAAATCAGACCCTGCTTTGTATGAAAACAATTTTAAGTTTCTAGGAAAAGTGTTTTTAAAACTTGGCTTTTTCCCAAGAGGAAAAGCAAGAGCACCAAAATATGTAAAACCACCAGAAGTTATTTTAAAATCAGCTATTAGTACACAGTTAGCAGAAGCAAAACAACACATAAAAGCAATTCAAGATTTGGATGAAAACGCTTATTTTAAACATCCTTTGTTTGGAAACACAAATAAGTTTAGAGTGGCTCGTTTTTTAGATACACATACAAATCATCATTTAAAAATTGTAAAAAGCATGTTGAAGTAG
- a CDS encoding geranylgeranylglyceryl/heptaprenylglyceryl phosphate synthase, which produces MNIYKNIVSAKKEGKKLLAVLIDPEKIEINNLSSFFEKVHQSVATHIFVGGSTDKNRQTEKVVSEIKKITKLPIVLFPGDVNQITNLADGILFLSLLSGRNPEYLIEQHIKAAPILQASNLEIIPTGYILIDGKKETAVQKVSNTKPISQDNIDLILNTALAGEFSGKKLIYLEAGSGAAVLVDANIIKKCKSQLNIPLIVGGGIKSKKQLEIAFNAGADLVVIGTAFEKDITFFNDLKK; this is translated from the coding sequence ATGAACATTTACAAAAACATTGTATCAGCAAAAAAAGAAGGCAAAAAGCTACTCGCTGTTTTAATTGATCCTGAGAAAATAGAGATTAATAATCTTTCTTCTTTTTTTGAAAAAGTACATCAATCTGTTGCTACACATATTTTTGTTGGTGGAAGCACAGATAAAAATAGACAAACGGAAAAAGTTGTTTCAGAGATTAAAAAAATAACCAAATTGCCAATCGTTCTTTTTCCTGGCGATGTAAATCAGATTACAAATTTGGCAGACGGAATCTTGTTTTTAAGTTTACTCTCTGGGCGAAACCCTGAATATTTAATTGAACAACATATCAAAGCGGCTCCCATTTTACAAGCATCAAATTTAGAAATTATTCCGACTGGTTACATTTTAATTGATGGCAAAAAAGAAACTGCTGTTCAAAAAGTAAGCAATACAAAACCGATTTCTCAGGATAATATTGATTTAATTTTAAATACAGCATTGGCTGGAGAATTTTCTGGCAAAAAACTAATTTATCTTGAAGCTGGAAGTGGTGCCGCAGTGCTTGTGGACGCAAATATTATTAAGAAATGTAAATCTCAATTAAATATTCCTTTAATCGTTGGCGGTGGAATTAAATCAAAAAAGCAACTTGAAATAGCCTTTAATGCTGGGGCTGATTTGGTTGTGATTGGAACTGCTTTTGAAAAAGATATTACTTTTTTTAACGATTTGAAAAAATAA
- a CDS encoding alpha/beta hydrolase: MKRIFLLLFLISYSIAQAQTNTVVFELTDNLKTYNSQNCLTNKTDYSKVFLGFVKGDESDIKNFKLVISLSNEIRYTFNSYSELRNTDPLSWLEGNKAFQQFKYINFAIQIVLPNNKKETQNFSVCLREISTNTIVTRSLTNTTKNKDYIEIPISFATDRNDTKDTDLNERFGGKRGELQYGRTIVSIPYTHKLGEIERPSYWRLEFSEDPKKHIMMQSLQKQHKDAFFNQMKTRIAKNGKSTFLFVHGYNVSFADAAMRTAQITFDLRFSGEPVFYSWPSQGSTAGYMVDEANIEWARLNMKNFLKDYLTRTEADDIYLVAHSMGNRGLTKALIELMNENPELKDKITEVILAAPDIDADVFRRDIAPQMVKKIAKPITLYVSSDDLALLASRKVHGSKRAGDAGKGVVIVKGVETIDASGVDTSFMRHSYFATTSSIIADILDLMKSGKRAPFRETLEKVSRENVIYWKVKQGKN, translated from the coding sequence ATGAAACGTATCTTTCTTTTACTATTTCTAATTAGCTATTCAATTGCACAAGCACAAACCAATACCGTAGTTTTTGAGCTTACAGACAATCTAAAAACGTACAATTCTCAAAATTGTTTAACCAACAAAACAGATTATAGCAAAGTGTTTTTAGGTTTTGTAAAAGGAGATGAATCAGATATAAAAAATTTCAAACTTGTTATTTCATTAAGTAACGAAATTAGATATACTTTTAATAGTTATAGCGAATTAAGAAATACAGATCCGCTAAGTTGGTTAGAAGGAAATAAAGCGTTTCAACAATTTAAATATATCAATTTTGCTATACAAATTGTATTGCCAAACAATAAAAAAGAAACTCAAAATTTTAGTGTTTGTTTAAGAGAAATTTCTACAAACACCATTGTAACAAGATCGCTTACCAATACAACAAAAAACAAAGATTATATAGAAATTCCTATTTCGTTTGCAACCGATAGAAACGATACAAAAGATACTGATTTAAACGAACGATTTGGTGGTAAAAGAGGAGAACTTCAATATGGAAGAACCATTGTTAGTATTCCGTACACACATAAATTGGGTGAAATAGAAAGACCGTCTTATTGGAGATTAGAATTTTCTGAAGATCCAAAAAAACACATCATGATGCAGTCTTTGCAAAAGCAACATAAAGACGCTTTTTTCAATCAAATGAAAACAAGAATTGCCAAAAACGGGAAAAGCACTTTTTTATTTGTACATGGTTATAATGTCTCGTTTGCTGATGCCGCAATGAGAACTGCACAAATTACGTTCGATTTGCGTTTTAGCGGAGAACCTGTTTTTTACAGTTGGCCATCGCAAGGTTCAACAGCTGGTTATATGGTTGATGAAGCAAATATTGAGTGGGCAAGATTGAATATGAAAAACTTCTTAAAAGATTATTTAACCCGAACAGAAGCCGACGATATTTACTTGGTTGCACACAGTATGGGAAATCGTGGATTGACAAAAGCATTGATTGAATTGATGAATGAAAACCCAGAATTAAAAGATAAAATTACAGAAGTTATTTTAGCGGCTCCAGATATTGATGCAGATGTTTTTAGGAGAGATATTGCGCCACAAATGGTAAAGAAAATTGCAAAACCAATTACTTTATATGTTTCTTCTGATGATTTAGCTTTATTAGCATCAAGAAAAGTACACGGAAGTAAACGCGCTGGCGATGCAGGAAAAGGAGTTGTAATTGTAAAAGGAGTAGAAACCATTGATGCTTCTGGAGTGGACACTAGTTTTATGAGACATTCTTATTTTGCAACAACAAGCTCCATCATTGCTGATATTTTAGATTTGATGAAATCAGGAAAACGTGCTCCGTTTAGAGAAACTTTAGAAAAAGTAAGTAGAGAAAATGTGATTTATTGGAAAGTAAAACAAGGGAAAAATTAA
- a CDS encoding YifB family Mg chelatase-like AAA ATPase, whose translation MLVKVYGSAVFGIEATTITVEVNIDKGIGYHLVGLPDNAVRESSFRISAALKNNNYKLPGKKIIINMAPADIRKEGAAYDLTLALGILAASDQIKSTTIDEYVIMGELSLDGSLQPIKGALPIAIKAKEEGFKYFILPKANAKEAAIVDDLEVLGVDNIMEVINHFNGDEKIQPTIVDTRAEFYKNIDFPEFDFSDVKGQESIKRCMEIAAAGGHNIILIGPPGSGKTMLAKRLPSILPPMTLHEALETTKIHSVVGKTKNNGLLYQRPFRSPHHTISDVALVGGGQYPQPGEISLSHNGVLFLDELPEFKRTVLEVMRQPLEDREVTISRAKFTVTYPSSFMLVASMNPSPSGYFNDPNSPMTSSPQEMQRYLSKISGPLLDRIDIHIEVTPVPFEKLTEERKGESSVEIRKRVTAAREIQSERFTTFENLHYNAQMNVKQIRKFCELSDESMSLLKTAMEKLNLSARAYDRILKVARTIADLDAAKNISPTHIAEAIQYRSLDRDGWLG comes from the coding sequence ATGCTAGTTAAAGTTTATGGTAGCGCCGTCTTCGGCATAGAAGCTACCACCATTACCGTTGAAGTAAATATTGATAAAGGAATTGGGTATCATTTGGTTGGATTGCCAGATAACGCTGTTAGAGAAAGCTCTTTTAGGATTTCTGCTGCACTGAAAAACAATAATTACAAGCTTCCTGGGAAAAAAATCATTATCAACATGGCACCCGCCGATATTAGAAAAGAAGGCGCAGCGTACGATTTAACTTTGGCTCTCGGAATTTTAGCAGCTTCCGATCAAATAAAATCGACAACGATTGACGAGTATGTTATTATGGGCGAATTGTCTTTAGACGGAAGTTTACAACCTATAAAAGGCGCTTTACCAATTGCGATAAAAGCCAAAGAAGAAGGTTTTAAATATTTTATTTTACCGAAAGCAAACGCTAAAGAAGCTGCAATTGTAGATGATTTAGAAGTTTTAGGGGTTGATAACATTATGGAAGTTATCAATCATTTTAATGGTGATGAAAAAATTCAGCCAACAATTGTAGATACAAGAGCCGAATTTTATAAAAATATCGATTTCCCAGAGTTTGATTTTTCTGATGTAAAAGGACAAGAATCTATAAAGCGTTGTATGGAAATTGCCGCTGCTGGCGGACATAATATTATTCTCATTGGTCCGCCTGGATCAGGAAAAACAATGTTGGCAAAACGATTGCCTTCCATTTTACCACCAATGACCTTACACGAAGCGTTGGAGACCACCAAAATTCATTCTGTAGTTGGAAAAACAAAGAACAACGGATTGTTATATCAACGTCCGTTTAGAAGTCCACATCACACCATTTCTGATGTTGCTTTGGTTGGCGGCGGACAATATCCTCAACCTGGAGAAATTTCTTTATCTCATAACGGAGTTTTGTTTTTAGATGAATTACCAGAATTTAAACGAACCGTTTTAGAAGTTATGCGACAACCGTTAGAAGATAGAGAAGTTACCATTTCTAGAGCAAAATTTACAGTTACCTATCCGAGTAGTTTTATGTTGGTTGCGAGCATGAATCCAAGTCCGTCAGGATATTTTAACGATCCAAACTCTCCAATGACCTCTTCTCCACAAGAAATGCAGCGGTATTTAAGTAAAATTTCTGGACCTTTATTAGACCGAATTGATATTCATATAGAAGTAACTCCTGTTCCGTTTGAAAAGTTGACAGAAGAACGAAAAGGAGAATCTTCTGTTGAAATAAGAAAACGTGTTACGGCGGCAAGAGAAATTCAGTCTGAGCGTTTTACAACTTTTGAGAACTTGCATTACAATGCACAAATGAATGTAAAACAAATCAGAAAATTCTGTGAATTGTCTGATGAAAGCATGTCTTTATTAAAAACGGCGATGGAAAAATTAAATTTATCTGCCAGAGCTTATGATCGGATTTTAAAAGTGGCAAGAACGATTGCAGATTTAGACGCTGCAAAAAATATTTCTCCAACTCATATTGCAGAAGCCATTCAATATAGAAGTTTAGATAGAGATGGTTGGTTGGGTTAA